The following are encoded in a window of Solibacillus sp. FSL R7-0668 genomic DNA:
- a CDS encoding IS3 family transposase (programmed frameshift), producing MTKELFTKKEQEQLKCNPNVQAVSERSITYTDEFKRHFIAEYEKGKLPREIFEDVGLNVELIGLERINSARKRWRAAYRKSGVAGLQDTRKTNSGRPSERELTLEEKITRLEVKNRILAAENELLKKPRFTRKADVKEEVKITPELKFELIQHTIKKYKLKRMVSYLCNIMGVSRSGYYNYFTEKSAQKRAIKAEIDEEVKDIILKAYHFRGRKKGARQIKMTLENQYQITYNLKRIRRIMKKFSIICPIRKANPYRRMAKATKEHRTCQNKLQRQFKQGEAGKVLLTDITYLTYKGGKRAYLSTIKDAETNEILAYEVSPSLHLEIALNTLHKLKKHRHLTEGAFIHSDQGFHYTSPQFQKLVKKMGLGQSMSRRGNCWDNAPQESFFGHFKDETNLKECETLEEVKREVKSYMTYYNHYRGQWNLKKLPPVKYRQQLQQVA from the exons ATGACGAAAGAATTATTTACAAAAAAAGAACAAGAACAACTAAAATGCAATCCTAATGTGCAAGCTGTTAGTGAGAGATCAATTACATATACAGATGAATTTAAACGTCATTTTATTGCGGAGTATGAGAAAGGGAAGCTTCCTAGAGAGATTTTTGAAGATGTTGGTTTAAATGTTGAATTAATCGGTTTAGAGCGTATTAATTCAGCTCGAAAACGTTGGCGTGCAGCCTATCGTAAATCAGGTGTGGCAGGTCTACAAGATACTCGAAAAACCAATTCTGGTAGACCTTCAGAACGTGAATTAACATTAGAAGAAAAAATCACTCGGCTAGAAGTGAAAAATCGTATATTAGCAGCGGAGAACGAATTACTAAAAAAGC CTCGATTTACTCGAAAGGCAGATGTTAAAGAAGAAGTAAAAATTACACCAGAATTAAAGTTCGAACTCATCCAGCATACGATAAAAAAATACAAATTAAAGCGCATGGTGAGCTATTTATGTAACATAATGGGCGTATCTCGTTCAGGTTACTACAATTACTTCACGGAAAAATCAGCACAAAAGCGCGCAATTAAAGCGGAAATAGATGAAGAAGTAAAGGATATCATTTTAAAGGCGTATCATTTCCGAGGACGCAAAAAAGGAGCACGCCAAATTAAAATGACCTTAGAAAATCAATACCAAATTACATATAACTTAAAGCGTATTCGCCGCATAATGAAAAAATTTTCGATTATATGTCCAATTCGTAAAGCAAATCCATATCGTCGCATGGCGAAAGCAACGAAAGAACATCGCACATGTCAGAACAAACTACAACGTCAATTTAAACAAGGTGAAGCAGGTAAAGTTCTGTTAACAGATATCACTTATTTAACGTATAAAGGTGGAAAACGCGCTTATTTATCAACGATTAAAGACGCCGAAACGAATGAGATTTTAGCGTATGAAGTATCCCCTTCATTACATCTAGAGATTGCGCTCAATACGCTTCACAAACTGAAGAAACACCGCCATTTAACAGAAGGCGCCTTTATTCATTCGGATCAAGGTTTCCATTATACGAGTCCGCAATTTCAAAAGCTCGTAAAGAAAATGGGGTTAGGTCAATCGATGTCACGTCGGGGAAACTGTTGGGATAATGCGCCCCAAGAATCATTCTTTGGGCATTTTAAAGATGAAACGAATCTAAAAGAATGTGAAACGCTAGAAGAAGTAAAACGAGAAGTTAAGAGTTATATGACGTATTACAATCATTATCGTGGCCAGTGGAATTTAAAAAAGCTGCCGCCTGTAAAATACAGACAGCAGCTTCAACAAGTTGCCTAG
- a CDS encoding PadR family transcriptional regulator produces the protein MNNLLNSLTTELRRGTLTLAVLSQLRTPQYGYSLVQLLEQSGISIDQSTLYPLLRRLEKQELVSSSWDTSESRPRKYYVLSEYGLEIFLQLKTEWFNNSNELYALLRGDEEDEVN, from the coding sequence ATGAACAATTTATTAAATTCGTTAACGACAGAACTGAGAAGAGGAACATTGACGTTAGCGGTTTTAAGTCAATTAAGGACACCTCAGTATGGCTATTCGCTCGTACAGTTATTGGAGCAATCAGGAATTTCCATTGATCAAAGTACGCTCTATCCATTGCTCCGTCGATTAGAAAAGCAAGAGTTGGTTTCAAGCAGCTGGGATACTTCAGAGAGTAGACCCCGTAAGTACTATGTATTGAGTGAATATGGTTTAGAAATTTTCCTACAGTTAAAAACAGAATGGTTTAACAATTCGAATGAACTTTATGCTCTATTAAGAGGAGATGAAGAAGATGAAGTTAATTGA
- a CDS encoding HAAS signaling domain-containing protein — MKLIEIYIQEVTRRLPEKLRADIALELRSTIEDMLPDHYNEQDVKEVLNQLGSPVVLANGYKDQPMHLIGPRYFDVYMSLLKMIVPIATVIACITIITQYFIDYNGEEAILTVVLSMLGNGIATIIEVGIQVFFWLTLTFALIERFDKDKEQQPLTSSLEKWTADDLKKVAYIPKKKAISKFEVFGSLMWTAIWATLYFYANQLVGVYEGSGGRLEFVIPALNQEVLLKYWPLVVVLVGFEVILALYKLIKAQWTKRMAIGNAVLQVISTIVFIIILVNPNLMNPDFIIYLTEIFNITKGQLNMWVIGGAIMIFIFSAAISVYDGFKKATIR; from the coding sequence ATGAAGTTAATTGAAATATATATTCAAGAGGTCACGCGCAGGCTACCTGAAAAACTTCGAGCGGATATTGCGCTCGAGTTACGTTCAACAATTGAAGATATGTTGCCCGATCATTATAATGAACAGGATGTTAAAGAGGTACTCAATCAATTAGGAAGTCCAGTAGTATTGGCAAACGGCTACAAGGACCAGCCAATGCACCTCATAGGTCCCCGTTATTTTGATGTATATATGTCGCTATTGAAAATGATTGTACCGATAGCCACTGTGATTGCATGTATCACAATAATTACCCAATATTTTATCGACTACAACGGGGAAGAGGCCATTTTAACGGTTGTGCTTTCAATGCTTGGTAATGGAATTGCGACGATAATCGAGGTAGGGATCCAGGTGTTTTTCTGGCTCACATTAACTTTTGCGCTAATTGAAAGATTTGATAAGGACAAGGAGCAACAGCCTTTAACTTCAAGCTTGGAAAAATGGACTGCTGATGATTTGAAAAAGGTTGCTTATATACCTAAGAAAAAGGCCATTTCAAAGTTCGAGGTTTTTGGGAGCTTAATGTGGACGGCGATTTGGGCAACGCTTTATTTTTATGCCAACCAGCTAGTAGGAGTATATGAAGGAAGCGGAGGCCGATTAGAATTTGTCATACCCGCTTTAAATCAGGAGGTGCTTTTAAAATATTGGCCGCTTGTAGTTGTTTTAGTTGGATTTGAAGTAATACTGGCGTTATATAAGCTAATCAAAGCACAATGGACAAAAAGAATGGCCATTGGTAATGCGGTACTTCAAGTAATTTCAACCATTGTCTTTATCATTATTTTAGTGAATCCAAATTTAATGAACCCAGATTTTATTATCTATTTGACGGAAATATTTAATATAACAAAGGGTCAATTGAACATGTGGGTAATTGGTGGGGCGATTATGATCTTTATATTTAGTGCTGCGATTTCTGTATATGACGGATTTAAAAAAGCGACTATTCGGTAG
- a CDS encoding iron-containing alcohol dehydrogenase yields the protein MSDILKQFVMPSSNLFGPGAIQEVGKKLKELEVKKTLIVTDEGLHKLGLSAQIANIITAAGVEVAIFPKAEPNPTDKNIEDGIAAYIAENCDSIVSLGGGSAHDAAKGIGIIASNGGRIHDYEGVDQTQNPLVPLIAINTTAGTASEMTRFTIITDTARKVKMAIVDKHVTPLVSINDPELMIGLPPALTAATGLDALTHAIEAFVSTNATPITDACGEKVLQLIPEYLPRAYANGADLEAREQMVYAQFLAGMAFNNASLGYVHAIAHQLGGFYNLPHGVCNAILLPHVCRFNLTARQERFAKIAELLGANIEGLSKRDAAEKAISVIEALAKDLNIPSGFRELGAKDEDIEILAKNAMLDVCAATNPRKATLEDIKQIITNAMGPALVPANQNESVTVS from the coding sequence ATGTCAGACATTCTAAAGCAATTTGTCATGCCATCATCAAACTTATTTGGGCCAGGAGCAATTCAAGAGGTTGGTAAAAAACTAAAAGAGTTAGAAGTGAAGAAGACATTGATCGTAACAGATGAGGGCTTACACAAATTAGGGCTCTCAGCACAAATTGCTAACATCATTACAGCTGCAGGTGTTGAAGTGGCAATTTTCCCGAAAGCAGAACCAAATCCAACAGATAAAAATATTGAAGATGGTATCGCGGCTTATATTGCCGAGAACTGTGATTCCATTGTATCGCTTGGAGGCGGTAGTGCACACGATGCAGCAAAAGGAATCGGTATTATTGCTTCGAATGGTGGACGTATTCATGATTATGAAGGCGTAGATCAAACACAAAATCCACTAGTTCCATTAATTGCGATCAATACAACGGCTGGCACAGCAAGCGAAATGACACGCTTTACAATTATTACGGATACAGCGCGTAAAGTAAAAATGGCGATTGTTGACAAACATGTTACCCCTCTTGTATCAATTAATGACCCTGAGTTAATGATTGGTTTACCACCAGCACTAACGGCAGCAACTGGCTTAGATGCATTAACACATGCAATCGAAGCATTTGTTTCAACAAATGCAACGCCAATTACAGATGCTTGTGGCGAAAAAGTACTGCAATTAATTCCTGAGTATTTACCGCGTGCTTATGCAAACGGTGCAGATTTAGAAGCACGCGAGCAAATGGTGTACGCTCAATTTTTAGCAGGAATGGCGTTCAACAACGCATCATTAGGTTATGTACATGCCATTGCCCATCAATTAGGTGGCTTCTATAACCTACCACATGGTGTATGTAACGCGATTTTATTACCACATGTTTGCCGTTTCAACTTAACAGCGCGCCAAGAACGCTTTGCAAAAATCGCTGAGTTATTAGGGGCAAACATTGAAGGGCTAAGCAAGCGCGATGCAGCTGAAAAAGCAATTTCAGTGATTGAAGCGTTAGCAAAAGACTTAAATATTCCAAGTGGCTTCCGTGAGCTTGGTGCGAAAGACGAAGATATTGAAATCTTAGCTAAAAACGCGATGTTAGATGTTTGCGCAGCGACAAACCCACGAAAAGCAACTCTTGAAGATATTAAACAAATTATCACAAATGCAATGGGACCAGCTTTGGTGCCTGCTAACCAAAATGAATCTGTAACCGTTTCTTAA
- a CDS encoding malate synthase — translation MNLINKKVTHKFFGMGSIVKQTESSVEINFATENKLFVFPDVFGKHLELHDQGAAIFMKEIIQKKEAEQEKKEKQKEEERQLQRMKQELRLEHERLMNQFKLHPESQLVFWCDAEEKTSSFSEWRVFSGVVKSGNDKGKPNKPIRLHQNSAVLLTEKNSNMPGAERRILGVYMVKEEFIGKLCEDGYIPAHSKYQLQLTEQESYALPSWDTYLNKNASKKTSWNTGKYRYFHNSWMAQILLDIALLKSNPKEREQANQFLKHFCKMNRIIVQELPNYQGLSRAEN, via the coding sequence TTGAATTTAATTAATAAGAAGGTTACGCACAAATTTTTCGGCATGGGGAGCATAGTGAAACAAACTGAATCGAGCGTAGAAATCAATTTTGCCACGGAAAATAAATTATTTGTTTTTCCGGATGTCTTCGGTAAGCACTTAGAGTTGCATGATCAAGGTGCCGCTATATTCATGAAAGAAATTATTCAAAAAAAAGAAGCTGAGCAAGAAAAGAAAGAAAAGCAAAAAGAAGAAGAAAGACAATTGCAACGAATGAAACAAGAGCTTCGTTTGGAGCATGAAAGACTAATGAATCAATTTAAACTCCATCCTGAATCACAACTGGTTTTTTGGTGTGACGCTGAAGAAAAGACGAGTTCCTTTTCAGAATGGCGAGTTTTTTCAGGTGTGGTAAAGAGCGGAAATGACAAAGGAAAACCGAACAAGCCCATTCGCTTACACCAAAATAGCGCTGTTTTATTAACAGAAAAAAATTCGAATATGCCTGGAGCAGAAAGGCGGATTTTAGGCGTTTATATGGTGAAGGAGGAGTTTATCGGGAAGCTTTGTGAGGATGGGTATATTCCTGCTCACTCAAAATATCAACTTCAACTCACCGAACAAGAATCCTACGCACTGCCTTCATGGGATACGTATCTAAATAAAAATGCCTCTAAAAAAACCTCTTGGAATACTGGAAAATACCGCTATTTTCATAATTCATGGATGGCTCAAATTTTGCTTGATATAGCTTTGCTTAAAAGTAACCCAAAGGAACGCGAGCAAGCAAATCAATTTTTAAAACATTTTTGTAAAATGAATCGAATAATCGTGCAAGAGTTGCCGAATTATCAAGGACTGTCTAGAGCTGAAAACTAG